The following proteins come from a genomic window of Lolium rigidum isolate FL_2022 chromosome 5, APGP_CSIRO_Lrig_0.1, whole genome shotgun sequence:
- the LOC124657065 gene encoding uncharacterized protein LOC124657065 codes for MLLLHLILWWHGESVNTAAVSHALLGVARVEDGQPNQDLLEIVLQCPWPQNKGKKICENDEVDSGKWTELPDEAKELDKKLCQITKDKNEALRGQDFEKAGKLRDEEMEMKAQVATSIDKSKEMIKSVNKIRCSRNNFQLDASIWVTPG; via the exons ATGCTGCTCCTTCATCTCATCCTCTGGTGGCACGGCGAGTCTGTTAATACGGCGGCAGTATCGCACG CATTGCTCGGTGTGGCTAGAGTAGAGGACGGGCAGCCAAACCAAGATTTGTTGGAAATAGTGCTGCAGTGTCCATGGCCTCAG AACAAGGGAAAGAAGATATGTGAAAATGATGAAGTTGATTCAGGCAAATGGACAGAG CTCCCTGATGAAGCCAAGGAGCTGGACAAAAAACTTTGCCAGATAACAAAGGACAAGAATGAGGCTTTGCGTGGCCAAGATTTTGAGAAG GCTGGGAAATTAAGAGATGAGGAGATGGAGATGAAGGCTCAAGTAGCTACCAGTATTGACAAGAGCAAGGAAATGATTAAATCTGTAAACAAAATAAGGTGTTCAAGGAATAATTTCCAGTTAGATGCTTCGATTTGGGTCACtcctggttag